The genome window GGCCAACGGCGCAGCGCGGCGACTCTCGCGATACTCGCGCACCGCGGAGCACATGACCTTGAACTCGGAAAGTCGGCGCTGCTGCTCGGCCGTGATTCTGGCCGCTGGGGCCGAGTCTGTCTGAGATGTGTGCTTGCCGTTGGCGCGCATGGCACAGGATCGTAGCGCGGAGAAGACTGCTCCGTCCAACGGGCCAAAATGAATTTCACCCAAGATTGGATAAAAATCATTTCGCGTATAGCACGGCGTTTTTTGATGTTTTTTTCGCGAGTCGTCAATTTTCGGACGGTTCGGCGGCCAGACGCCCGGCATCCGGAGAGCGAGCATGACGATCAGCGCCAGGGATGCCACTGGATGCCGACAAACATAGCGGCAGGCTCATCCCGGCCTGACAGTCCATCAGCAGCGCCGTGGACGAACCATCGCTCGGCTGACCGAAGGTAATCTCGCCAGAACCGCCTGCGCGCCGATAGTCATAAAAAATGCCTGGTAGGGGTGGCATCCCGTACCAGGCAAAACCAGAAGCGCCGTGAATGGAATCTATCGGATGAAGGTTGCACTAAGGAAGCCCCGCCGCGACTCGCCCGAAAATCGGGCAGACCAGAGCGCCGCCGCCGAAAATCGCCCAAGCCAGATCGATCCAGCCGGGAGCGGCCCGATATCGCCGCGTGTGGAGTGCTGCCATGTGGTTTAGCTTGGCTGCGTCAGGCTCTCTGATGCAGCTAACCGTCGTGAGACTGGACGAGCGTTTGGCAGCGAGTGGACCGGCTTCGCCAGCCGGAATGATGGACGCAGATAAAAAGCAAATCCCAGGCAACGCCGTGCCCGACGACCTGGTGGCAAACCGGATGCGGTTCGTAACGCATTCACCTGCGATCAATCACCACTTCATTCGGTAAGTAGCTGCGCCAGCGGACTGAAATCATCGCCAACGGAAGCCGCAAGAGTACGGTTTGCCGTAAAAGGCCGGCGTCTGCGCCGCCCGTGAGATTTACACGAGTTTCCGACGATAAACCGTGGACGGCGCGCATCGGAGCATCGCCCCGCCGGCGCAACATCCAGAGCCATCTATCAAGGCACTCTGCCGCATGCCCACAAAGCCCGTGCGCCAACTCAGGCATCGCGAACTCTGGGAAGCGTACGCGGCGAGCCGTGGCGTGGATCTGCGAAACCGCCTGATCGAGTGTTACTTGCCGCTGGTGAAGGTGATCGCGACGCGAATCTGGGCGAGGCTGCCGGACTCCGTCGAGCTTGACGACCTTGTGCAGGAAGGGGTCCTCGGGTTGGTGCAGGCCGTTGAGAAGTTCGACCTGGACCGGGCAAACTGCTTCGGGACGTATGCCACGACGCGCATCCGCGGCGCCGTTCTCGATTATCTGCGATCGACCGATTGGGCACCCCGGAAGCTGCGATCCAACATTCACAAGCTGGAGCGCGCCGCCGAGAAGCTAGAGCAGCAGCACGGGCGCCGGCCCACACAAGATGAGTTGGCACAGCAGTTGAAAATCGGCGTCAAAAAACTCGAGAAGTTGCTGCTCCAAACAGCCGGTGGACGCGTGGTCAGTATCAGCGACAAGCCGCAATCCGAGACCGGCCGTGGAAGAGAAGCGACCGATGGTGAAGCCGTGGCAGATCACCGGTCGGGCGACCCGTCGCTTTCGATTCAATCGGCCGACACGATCCGCGCGCTTTTACATGGCCTCTCAGTGCGCGATCGACAAATTATCACCGAGCACTACACGCGATGGCGGTCGATTCGTGAGATCGGCAAGTCGCTCGGTCTATCCGAGTCCCGGACCTTCGAGGTTCACCGCGAAATTCTGGCGCGCATCAAGGAACGAATCGCCAGTTCCGGCCAACTCGGCGACTATTTGTGCAAGGTCGGCCGCGCTTTGGCCTCGCGGCGAGGCGTTCGACGTGAGCGCGCGGCTTAGACCCAGCCGGCCAATACCGCGCGCGTTGATTTAACCCAGTGGATCGCGGTCCGAGCTTCGGCCGGCGACCAGGTCTTCATAGTTGCGCAGATAGATCGTCGTGATGCAGTGCCCAAGCTCGGATCCGGGGCAGACGACGATCTTCACCCGTCCCATGAATTCCGGCTCTTCGTATCGGTACGCGACTGCGTCGTCTGGCACCGGAAGGGTCTGCGGTCGATTGAACGCATCCTTCAGCTCGACGAACAACCGGCCATCGCTAATGATGACGTTGGCCTGTGGAATCATGCCGTGTTCGCCGCACGGTCCGCCCTTGAGCGTGATGTCGACCGGGCGGCTTGCGATTTCTTCGAGCGTCAATCCATTGAGCAGTTGCATTCGAACCTCCGTGTAAAACTGTGGACTACCCGAGCGGCCCATCGCCGTCGAACTGAATGCGCGGCGTGGCGTTCGAAGCAGCTCGGATCGTAGAAATTAGCATCTGGCCAGAACGCCCGTCGTCGAGTTCGACGGTGAAATACTCGCCAACTTTAAACGCCCCGCCGGGATGGCTGAATACGCCCTTCCACGAGCGACTTCCTTGCGAAAGCTCGATCGGCACGCCGGTGGCGACGACGGTGCCGTCACCAGCCTTGATCGTAGCTGAGTGCATTGTTCCCACGCCTATCCTCCAAGCTTGCCGCGGTGATCGATTCCGGACTTCACAGCATCGCGGACCAAAACCACGTACTCTTCGGCTTTGATGCCGCAATGGTCGCCGTACACGTCCTCTGCGTCGGCGATGACCTGCGAGGAATCTTCATCGCCGTTGATGCCGGCAATCCAGGCATTCGATAGCCGACGCTGCAATTCAAATGACAGGGCAGGCTGCGATCCCATTCGAGCAGCGAAATCGTGGACGGCCTTCACGGCGTGCCGGCTGGCAGCGGCGTTCGCCCGATCTTCGAAACTCATCTTCTGGTCCATTCTGTTATCCCAGGCTCCGAATGGCATTGATGACTCGCCGATGCTTCCACGCCGCGGCAATCTGAGAGAATGGCCAGCATTTGGGTGCGACGTCTGCCATCCAATCGACGATTCGGCTGACTCTCATTGGAGCCCGCCTTCTTTCTTCACTTGGTTTAGGATCGCCGTCGCGAACTTCTTCAGCTCTTGCTCAACCTCAAGCCCAGGCGCGGCACTTTCCCCGTGAGTCACGCCGATCTTACGTGCGATAAGGCTTTCGATCGCGGTCGTCAACGAACATGCGGCCTTGCCGATTGCAGCGTCCAGTCCCGCCATAATGCGCCTCTTAAATCAAAAGGATTACCGTACTCCTCGGAATGCCGCTTTGGCTACGACGTCGTCATTCAGCTTTGCCAGCGCCACCTGTTTATGAAGTCGTGTGGACACTTTTTCTATATAGCCTTGGCTTTCCCGATTGGCCGCGGCCGGGGTTGATTGCGCAACTCTATCACTTTACGCCTGGGGCGCGCTCGAGGTCGCCCTGTTGCCGCAGGTTCTCGCGAATCTGTGCCTCAATAGCTTTCGTCTTCTTGTTGGCCGCTTCCATCTCCGCATCGAGCTTGCTTTTCGCTGCGACTCCTGCGTCGCTTTTAATTCCTGAGACTCTTCGAATTCGAAGCTTGAGTTTGCCTATTTCCGCTTCTAGGCCATTCTTTTCAGCGAGCAGTTCGCGATGCTTAACCCGCAGCGAGTGCCGCTCCAACTCCGACTGGGCAGTTTCTTCCCGGGCGTGGCGATCTGCGTTGGCTCCTGCATCCGCAGCGATTTTTTCTGCGCCGCCCGCTTTCACGTAGTTCACGTACAACGATTTCAGCCACCGATTGTCCGCGGCAAATTGTGCTTCAAGCTCCGTCACCTGACGACGCTCAGCCAGCTTTTGGGCGATGTCGGCCATGTGATTCAGCCGCCAAATATCTGGTTCGCCAAACCAAAGCGATAGCGTGCCGTCCGGGGTTAATTTGCCAGTCGCATTTTCGAAGCGACGCAGCGCCCGCCACCATAGACCGTCCGTCGCGCCTGTTGAGGCTCTGGCTTCGTCCAGAATGTACGGCCGGCCATCGCCGAGCAGTGCCCACCGCAGGTCATCCGCTCCAACCTCGTCGATCCGATGGTTCTTTTTGAGTTGTGCGCGCACAGCTTCAAGTCGTTTTATTCCAGCCGGCCCAAGGGCGATGTATCCGTCTTCTGATCGCTTGCGGAGGTTCGCAAGAAATGCCTCCATCACGCGCCGCTCGGATTCGCT of Pirellulales bacterium contains these proteins:
- a CDS encoding FliA/WhiG family RNA polymerase sigma factor, which gives rise to MPTKPVRQLRHRELWEAYAASRGVDLRNRLIECYLPLVKVIATRIWARLPDSVELDDLVQEGVLGLVQAVEKFDLDRANCFGTYATTRIRGAVLDYLRSTDWAPRKLRSNIHKLERAAEKLEQQHGRRPTQDELAQQLKIGVKKLEKLLLQTAGGRVVSISDKPQSETGRGREATDGEAVADHRSGDPSLSIQSADTIRALLHGLSVRDRQIITEHYTRWRSIREIGKSLGLSESRTFEVHREILARIKERIASSGQLGDYLCKVGRALASRRGVRRERAA